The following coding sequences lie in one Crassostrea angulata isolate pt1a10 chromosome 10, ASM2561291v2, whole genome shotgun sequence genomic window:
- the LOC128164718 gene encoding uncharacterized protein LOC128164718 produces the protein MDLPRMSKVLRLARKSHGMLELLLYESAGKNCRRFSVSSVSQQYERSLDDLLNFGSNDRRRRYDKQTSHRGQQEGGRGWNSFNRRSVDFQEMEKNFYLEHADVKNIPQEEIEAFYKEHKVKVFGDVPRPVFDMEHVNFPDEIKDLLAKQGICKPTPIQSLMWPVALSGLDSVGIAQTGSGKTLGYMLPAIVHSMNQGPRRHEHRKHPRTLVIAPTRELTKQISTVSWPFCKLYRMRTLCLYGGASKSIQEQDLLRGQDIVVATPGRLLDLLNNYSTLLDEVSYLVLDEADRMLDMGFEPQIKSIMNFLNPYRQTTMWSATWPREVENLALGYMSNNVQVQLGSHELTVNQNIEQKIVPVEDERDKLFKFVEEMKPVLNDPSNKVLIFTNTKVKASDLAYKLKGALRKGITAIHGDISQMNRERALRDFSKGNVPILVATDVAARGIDVSDITHVVNFDFPKDLTDYIHRVGRTGRAGKKGNALSFISLQEDGKVCERLVELLRESNQEIPDDLLKASMRKSYFGSSGSYRKFGSGGRKFRDPYNNENYGGRKFRSRDNFKNEDYGDKKFRSRDNFNNEDYGDKKFRSRDTFNSEDYGERKFRSRDTFDNEDNGEKSYKKRHHNYFQGDSEDASY, from the exons ATTGTATGAGAGTGCAGGGAAGAACTGCAGGAGATTTTCAGTCAGCTCAGTGTCACAACAATATGAACGGAGTTTAGATGATCTACTCAACTTTGGAAGTAATGACAGGAG AAGAAGATATGATAAACAGACTTCGCATAGAGGACAACAGGAAGGAGGAAGAGGGTGGAATTCTTTCAACAGGAGATCAGTAGACTTCCAAGAGATGGAAAAAAACTTTTACCTAGAACATGCTGATGTGAAAAACATACCACAG gaAGAAATTGAAGCATTTTACAAGGAACACAAAGTAAAAGTGTTTGGTGATGTTCCTAGACCTGTGTTTGATATGGAGCATGTCAACTTTCCAG ATGAAATTAAAGATCTTCTGGCCAAGCAGGGTATCTGTAAACCTACCCCCATTCAGTCCCTGATGTGGCCTGTGGCCCTGTCAGGGCTGGACAGCGTGGGCATTGCACAGACCGGATCAGGGAAAACCCTTGGG TACATGCTACCAGCTATTGTACATTCAATGAACCAGGGGCCCAGGAGACATGAGCATCGGAAGCATCCCAGG ACGTTAGTTATTGCACCAACAAGGGAGCTAACCAAGCAGATTTCGACTGTCTCGTGGCCATTCTGCAAATTGTACAGAATGAGGACTTTGTGTTTGTATGGTGGCGCTTCGAAGTCCATTCAAGAACAAGACCTCTTGC GTGGACAGGACATTGTTGTGGCTACACCAGGCCGACTGTTGGACTTGCTGAACAATTACAGCACCCTCCTAGATGAGGTTTCGTACTTGGTGCTCGACGAAGCAGACAGAATGCTAGACATGGGCTTCGAACCTCAAATCAAAAGCATCATGAACTTCTTGAAT CCATATAGACAAACAACAATGTGGAGTGCTACCTGGCCCAGGGAGGTGGAGAATTTGGCCTTAGGTTACATGAGTAATAATGTTCAGGTTCAATTAGGGAGCCATGAATTGACCGTTAATCAGAATATTGAGCAGAAGATTGTACCTGTGGAAGATGAAAGAGATAAACTCTTCAA ATTTGTAGAAGAAATGAAACCAGTACTAAATGATCCCTCCAACAAAGTGCTGATATTCACCAACACCAAAGTAAAGGCATCAGACTTGGCCTACAAATTAAAAGGAGCCCTCAG AAAAGGCATAACTGCTATTCATGGAGACATCAGCCAGATGAACAGAGAGAGAGCCCTGAGAG ATTTCAGCAAGGGGAATGTACCCATTCTTGTTGCAACAGATGTTGCTGCCAGAGGAATAG aTGTAAGTGACATAACACATGTGGTGAACTTTGATTTCCCAAAAGACCTGACAGATTACATCCACAGAGTTGGACGAACAGGACGGGCAGGCAAGAAAGGCAATGCTCTCTCCTTTATATCCCTGCAAGAGGATGGAAAAGTCTGTGAGAGGCTGGTTGAACTACTCAGggaaagcaatcaagaaattcCTGATGACCTTTTAAAAG cCTCCATGAGGAAATCATACTTTGGTTCCTCTGGTTCATATCGAAAGTTTGGTTCCGGAGGCAGAAAGTTCAGAGACCCATATAACAATGAAAATTATGGAGGTCGAAAATTCAGATCAAGAGACAACTTTAAGAATGAAGATTACGGAGACAAAAAGTTTAGATCAAGAGACAACTTTAACAATGAAGATTACGGAGACAAAAAGTTTAGATCAAGAGACACATTTAACAGTGAAGATTATGGAGAACGAAAGTTTAGATCAAGAGACACATTTGACAATGAAGACAATGGAGAAAAGAGTTATAAAAAACGACACCACAATTATTTCCAAGGTGACTCTGAAGATGCTTCATATTAG
- the LOC128164719 gene encoding eukaryotic translation initiation factor 3 subunit L-like, protein MWGDQADFPPDYYPPAYPPSVDPYEMHTGDPRQDIEFERQYQQSTYIVPDIIKSFLTYFQKSITEQNVYEIQNAYENGFNKLTERFFKTSPWPEAEVVAPIVQNDHLFLILYKELFYRHIYARVQNGPTLEQRFESYYNYCNLFNYILNADGPVHLELPNQWLWDIIDEFIYQFQCFSIYRCKVNKKSEDEISFLRSNPKIWNVHSVLNVLHSLVDKSNINKQLEVYSMGGDPDSVAGEFGQHSLYKMLGYFSLVGLLRLHSLLGDYYQALKILECIDFNKKSMYSRVPACQITTFYYVGFAYLMMRRYQDAIRTFSNVLLYIQRTKQMFQARVQMYDQITKMNDKMYTLLAICLVLHPMRIDESVHSQLREKFQDKMLRMQKGDTEEFTNNFSFACPKFLSPVPPNYDAVTAINHKEPFLLQLRVFMEEVTQQIILPTIRSFLKLYTTLPLSKLAIFMDMTEDELKTHLMCFKHKMKNLVWTKGTSGLEGEFQSASEVDFYIDKDMIHIADTKVARRYGDFFIRQIHKFEEITRNLKVVSAGAGKTSS, encoded by the exons ATGTGGGGAGATCAAGCAGATTTTCCTCCAGAT TACTACCCTCCAGCATATCCACCTTCAGTGGATCCATATGAAATGCACACTG gCGACCCTCGTCAGGATATAGAGTTTGAGAGGCAGTACCAACAGTCGACGTACATTGTCCCAGACATCATCAAGAGTTTCCTCACATACTTCCAGAAAAGTATCACTGAGCAgaatgtttatgaaattcagAATGCGTATGAAAATGG atTCAATAAATTGACAGAGAGGTTCTTCAAGACCTCTCCATGGCCCGAGGCAGAAGTGGTTGCTCCGATAGTACAGAATG ATCATTTGTTTTTGATCCTGTACAAGGAACTTTTCTACAGACATATTTATGCCAGGGTTCAG aatggCCCAACATTGGAGCAGAGATTTGAATCTTACTACAATTATTGTAATCTCTTCAACTACATCCTAA ATGCTGATGGGCCGGTCCATTTGGAACTTCCCAATCAGTGGTTGTGGGATATCATTGATGAGTTCATCTACCAG TTTCAGTGCTTCAGCATCTACAGATGTAAAGTGAACAAGAAGTCAGAGGATGAGATCAGCTTTTTAAGGTCCAACCCCAAG ATATGGAATGTGCACAGTGTCTTGAATGTATTGCATTCTCTGGTTGACAAGTCCAACATCAACAAACAGTTAGAAGTCTACTCAATGggag GTGACCCGGACAGTGTGGCCGGTGAGTTTGGACAGCACAGTCTGTACAAGATGCTGGGCTACTTCAGTTTGGTGGGGCTGCTACGACTCCACTCCCTGCTGGGCGATTACTACCAGGCCCTCAAGATCCTGGAGTGTATTGACTTCAACAAGAAG AGCATGTATTCGCGAGTACCTGCCTGCCAGATCACCACGTTTTACTATGTTGGTTTTGCGTACCTTATGATGAGGAGATACCAGGATGCTATTAGGACGTTCTCCAACGTTTTGCTGTACATCCAGAGAACTAAGCAGATGTTCCAGGCCAGAGTACAGATGTATGACCAG ATCACCAAGATGAACGACAAGATGTACACCTTGTTGGCCATTTGTCTGGTTCTCCACCCGATGAGAATTGACGAGAGTGTCCATTCACAGCTGAGGGAGAAATTCCAGGACAAGATGTTAAGGATGCAAAAAGG AGACACTGAAGAGTTTACAAACAACTTCTCATTTGCCTGTCCAAAGTTCCTGTCACCAGTTCCACCTAACTATGATGCTGTTACAGCTATAAACCACAAG GAGCCATTCCTGCTGCAGCTGAGGGTGTTTATGGAGGAGGTCACCCAGCAGATCATCCTGCCCACTATCAGGAG ttttctgaAGCTCTACACCACCCTTCCCCTGTCAAAGCTAGCCATCTTCATGGACATG ACTGAAGATGAGCTGAAGACCCATTTGATGTGTTTTAag CATAAAATGAAGAACCTGGTTTGGACCAAGGGTACGAGTGGTCTGGAGGGAGAGTTCCAGTCGGCGTCTGAGGTGGACTTCTATATAGACAAG GATATGATTCATATTGCGGACACGAAAGTTGCTAGAAGATACGGAGATTTCTTCATCAGACAGATTCACAAGTTTGAGGAG ATTACCCGAAATTTGAAAGTGGTGAGTGCAGGAGCTGGGAAAACTTCATCCTAA